Proteins encoded together in one Carya illinoinensis cultivar Pawnee chromosome 3, C.illinoinensisPawnee_v1, whole genome shotgun sequence window:
- the LOC122305134 gene encoding SPX domain-containing protein 2, protein MKFGKSLSNQIDETLPEWRDKFLSYKELKKKLKLLEPKGGERPTKRPRAETGDSTAGDGTDASGDGKESRSKEEIDFERLLENELEKFNAFFVEKEEEYIIRLKELQDRVAKAKDWNEEMMKIRKEIVDFHGEMVLLENYSALNYTGLVKILKKYDKRTGALIRLPFIQKVLQEPFFTTDLLYKLVKECEAMLDRLFPMTETLASAEAADDGDGEDACDPTTSATTKNEGLLGMPKELAEIEYMKSLYMKSTISALRILKEIRSKSSTVSVFSLPPLQISGLEESWNTIPVLEQVAK, encoded by the exons ATGAAATTCGGAAAAAGTCTCAGCAACCAGATCGACGAGACGTTACCTGAGTGGCGGGATAAGTTCTTGTCCTACAAGGAGCTCAAGAAGAAGCTGAAGCTCCTCGAGCCAAAAGGAGGTGAGAGGCCGACCAAGCGCCCGAGAGCCGAGACCGGCGACTCCACCGCCGGAGACGGCACGGACGCCTCCGGAGACGGGAAGGAGAGCAGGTCCAAGGAAGAGATCGATTTCGAAAGGCTGCTGGAGAACGAGCTCGAGAAATTCAACGCGTTCTTCGTCGAGAAAGAGGAGGAATACATTATCAGATTGaag GAGTTGCAAGATAGGGTGGCAAAGGCAAAGGATTGGAATGAGGAGATGATGAAAATTCGCAAGGAGATAGTGGACTTCCACGGAGAGATGGTTTTGTTGGAAAATTATAGCGCCCTTAACTATACAG GATTGGTCAAGATACTAAAGAAGTATGACAAAAGAACTGGTGCTCTCATTCGCTTGCCCTTCATTCAAAAGGTCCTGCAAGAGCCCTTCTTCACCACTGACTTGCTGTACAAGCTTGTGAAGGAGTGTGAGGCAATGCTGGACCGACTCTTCCCCATGACTGAAACTCTGGCTTCAGCCGAGGCAGCCGACGATGGGGATGGGGAAGACGCATGTGATCCTACAACTTCTGCCACTACCAAGAACGAAGGTCTGCTCGGGATGCCCAAGGAACTTGCCGAAATCGAGTATATGAAGAGCTTATACATGAAGAGCACCATTTCAGCACTGCGGATTTTGAAGGAAATTCGAAGTAAAAGCTCGACTGTTAGCGTTTTTTCATTGCCACCGCTGCAAATTAGTGGACTTGAGGAATCTTGGAATACAATTCCAGTCCTGGAACAAGTAGCCAAGTAG